Proteins encoded in a region of the Populus alba chromosome 13, ASM523922v2, whole genome shotgun sequence genome:
- the LOC118054013 gene encoding CBL-interacting serine/threonine-protein kinase 11 — MPEIESVSENALFGKYEVGKLLGCGAFAKVYHARDVQTGKSVAIKIINKKKISNPSLMSNIKREISIMRRLNHPHIVKLIEVLASKTKIYFVMEYVKGGELFAKVARGRFSEDLSRKYFHQLISAVGYCHSRGIFHRDLKPENLLLDENGSLKVSDFGLSAVTDQIRTDGLLHTLCGTPAYVAPEILAKKGYDGAKVDVWSCGVVLFVLTAGFLPFNDPNLMAMYKKIYKGEFRCPKWMSTDLKRFLSRLLDTNPETRITIDEILKDPWFKKGNHKEINFYDEELNKADDEKKDGELASTSLNAFDIISFSSGLNLSGLFDDSYNSVDDGERFVSTESPENLMKKVEEFAKEERLRVKRRKELGLEMEGQNGNLMISVEVYRLTDTLFVVEAKRSGGDAGCFKETWKNKLKPVIMAT, encoded by the coding sequence ATGCCGGAGATCGAAAGTGTATCGGAAAATGCCTTGTTTGGCAAGTATGAGGTTGGAAAGCTTCTCGGATGTGGAGCCTTCGCGAAGGTATACCATGCTCGAGATGTTCAAACAGGAAAAAGTGTCGCTATCAAGATtatcaacaagaagaagatcTCTAACCCTAGTTTGATGTCTAACATCAAGCGGGAGATCTCCATCATGAGAAGGCTAAATCATCCTCATATTGTGAAATTGATCGAAGTCTTGGCTTCCAAGACGAAGATTTATTTCGTTATGGAGTATGTTAAGGGTGGAGAATTGTTTGCCAAGGTTGCTAGAGGGAGATTTAGCGAAGATCTTAGCAGGAAATATTTTCACCAGTTGATTTCTGCGGTAGGTTATTGCCATTCTCGAGGAATTTTTCATCGTGATTTGAAACCTGAAAACTTGCTTCTTGATGAAAATGGGAGCCTGAAGGTTTCAGATTTTGGTCTAAGTGCTGTTACAGATCAGATCCGAACTGATGGACTCTTGCACACGCTTTGTGGAACTCCTGCTTATGTTGCTCCTGAGATTCTTGCAAAAAAAGGTTATGATGGTGCTAAGGTTGATGTCTGGTCTTGCGGGGTTGTTCTCTTTGTCTTAACAGCTGGTTTTTTGCCTTTCAATGATCCAAACTTGATGgccatgtataaaaaaatttacaaaggtGAATTCCGGTGCCCTAAATGGATGTCCACGGATTTGAAACGATTCCTGTCTCGGCTTCTAGATACGAATCCGGAGACAAGGATCACCATTGATGAGATTCTGAAGGATCCTTGGTTCAAGAAAGGGAACCATAAGGAAATTAATTTCTACGACGAGGAGCTCAACAAGGCTGATGATGAGAAAAAAGACGGGGAATTAGCTTCTACAAGCTTGAATGCCTTCGATATCATATCTTTCTCCTCCGGTTTGAACCTATCAGGGTTGTTTGATGATTCATATAACTCGGTTGATGACGGAGAAAGATTTGTGTCGACCGAATCGCCAGAGAATTTGATGAAGAAGGTTGAGGAGTTTGCAAAGGAGGAGAGGTTGAGGgtgaagagaaggaaagaatTGGGGTTGGAGATGGAAGGGCAAAATGGTAACCTGATGATATCAGTTGAGGTTTACCGGTTAACCGATACTTTGTTTGTTGTGGAGGCTAAGAGGAGTGGTGGTGATGCTGGATGCTTTAAGGAGACATGGAAGAATAAGCTTAAGCCTGTGATTATGGCTACTTAG